The genomic interval CCGATGACGTATTGTCTGAGCTTGCACTGGCTGAGTCAGCTAAACCAGAAACAGTAAAATGTCCCGGCTGAGCCAGCATAGTGTTCGTTACCTTGCTGAAATCCCACTTTACAGAAGTATCAAAAGCAGGGGAGGACTTGACGTGTGCATGAACGGTGGTTGGAGCAGTGCTTATGAGTTCATCGGTTGAGGTGCCCACGCCAACTGTAATAGAAGCAGGATCAGTAACAGTGAACGACCCCACGTGAACATGAGCTGTAACCGGAACTGTTTCTCCTCTAGCTGTTTGGGCTATGCCGGTAATGTCGAAAGTACCTTCCTCTTTCACCTGTGTGGAAACATTTTCCGTATTCCAAGTTACGTGTGATGAATCTGTAGTGCCCCAATCGAAGTTCACTGTAACAGTGTCTGGAAGTTCAGGTTCTACGCCAACTGCGGTATGAACAGTAACATCTTGAGCGCTCTGTGGGAGCACGCTGCGCACATACCATGCTTGATGCGCTCCTCCGCCAGAATTCCATAAACCAACTTTTGTTCCGGATTCTCTGCCTTGACCGTTGACATCAAGAGCTTTTTGAGCTTGCCTATTAACAAGGCTAAAAGATGTCCCGTTTTCGGTGTTGATTATCCATACTGCAGCATCATTCTTCTTAGCTTCATCCACACTCAAAGTTTCCAATGCATTGGTATCATTACGTGCGATGAGTACTTTGTTATCAGGTCCAGTAATGACATACTGGTGTAGACTTGGACGCTCAGCAGGTGCAGCAACTTCATGGAAAGTCCATGTTTGGGATGCTGCTGCATCGGAAGATGATGCAGAATCCTGCAAGGAGAGTGCAGAGTCATCAACACTGTGAGCCGCGAGATTCTTTTGTGAACCTTCCCCCACAAGCTCGTATGCGGTAGAGTCCTTTATGCCCGCATTGTCAGCAACTCCAGTGATGCCGGTCAGTTCAAGAGAAGCAATGGAACGCGCAGGGATAGTAACCGTTGCAGTTTTTGCTTGAGCATCAATGGTAACAGCTTGTGGTTTTTCAACATTGCTGAATTTATTCATATATGCAGGAGTTGCTCCGAAATATGCTGTGGAATTTTCAGCCTTTGTAGGAGAAGTTGTGAGGAAAAGTTTGCCTGCGGCATTTTCATCAATCTTTCCAAACTGAGATAAATCAATCACAAAAGTCTGATCTTGACCAGTTGGATTTGTATGAATGATTTTCTGCGTTTTTCCGTCCTTAGATTGAGCTGTCAGCGTGTCACTTGTGTGATCATTGGCAAGAATATAATCACCCTCATGCACAAACTTGGTATAAGCACGCACAGCATTATATTTTGAATTTACAATCACCGAGCAAGGCTGCAAACCATCAGTTTTACCGCCATTATTATCTACATCGCGCTCAGAGTATAAATTGCCATCGTTATCTGCAACGGTACAATCAAAACTAATGAAAACAGTACCCCAGTTGGTATTCTCACCTGCTGGATTGGCAGTATTCCCATAAATATCTTCGCTGCCTGTTGCCATATTGTACAAATCTTCTACTACTTGCCAGAAGTTGAAATCCTTGGACTGCAAAGCATAAATATCGCTATTTATTTTTCCAGCCATGCCTAAACCATTGCTGAATTCGTAAGGATTAAAACCACCGTTTTGCCAAGCGCCATCCACCTCGCTCATGGATAGCTTCTTGCCCTCAGATTGTGCAATATCACGTGCTACTCGTTGATTATTTGTGCCATATGAATGCGTATTATATTGACCAATCATAGAACGTACTTCAGGTGAGTAAGCATTGTAAGAATTGACCATGTGACCAGAATCAGTAGCATCTGTAGCGACAATCATGGTGGTGTCATTTTTATCCATAGCCGCGTGCATAGCTTTAATCGTTGCTTGCTGGGCATTGTTATCTACGTGCATACCCTCTTGAGGCTTCTTGACGTCCGTGCTATATGGTGTGACGCTCTTATTTTTGTCTGTAAAATAACGCTGCCAGTAACGTTCCACTAAGTCAATGTTGTCCTGTGCTTTACTAGCATTTCCGCCTGTATAGTTATAGAAAGCATTGTAATCTGCGTCTGCTCGAAGACCAGGAGTTGCCCAATATGCTGCTTCGGACTCATTGAAAGCCTCGATGGTGTTAAAGGTCAGATTATACTTTTTCTCCAAGTGATTGGTAACAGTCACCAAGTACTGCCCGAACTTCTCTGGATCCTGCAAATTATTCACGCTCGCATTTGATCCGCCGGTAGCATAGCCACTCGTTGTTAAAAACCACGGTGCAGAATTAGCGAAAGATTCAAGATGTGTGATATCTCCAGTTTTGTGTCCTTGCTCAATCCACCACTCTTGAGAAGAGCCTTTCGACCAGTCATAGTGCGCGTCATTCTGCGGATCAAAGGCTTGAGCAATCTTATCCTTATTTTCTTGCGTTGTGGCTGCACCGCCATACAATTTTTTCGAACCAGTAGGATCCTCAGCCCAATATCCAGGAACTGCAGCACCTTGACGCATAAAAGGATACTCATAGGCAACATCAGAAGCATTCCCTCCGCCGATGTTATAACGTGCCATATTGAGGTCAAGACCTTCTTCACTGAAAATACTGTTATAGAATTCTTCACGCAGCTTTTTACCGTTAGCTAACGCTTTCTTATACGCTGTATCACTAATATCATCACGATTGGTAATAAAACCTTCTTCACCATACTTACCCGTAGCATTAGCAAACCACGCAAGCGAAGTTCCCCATCCTTCGAATGGACCATTTGTTATCCATGGGTTAGGTGTAACGGTAATCGTTTGAGCATCTGCTGCGAGGGCAGATGGTGTAGAGGTAGCCGTTGGAATAGCTACTCCAACGGCTAATAGGGTTGCTGCAGCAAAAGCTGCAAGATTTTTGTATCTTTTCATCCATTCCTCCTTTGGCGGATAGATACTGTGAGAAGTCTGATCTACTCTGAGCCGGTGTGAGTTAGTGTGAAGAAGAAGTGCGCTGAAATGGTTAATCATCTTTTGCGCACTTCTTCTTTTCTTAACTGCGCTGAGGCTGTTTGTTTTTTATAGTGCTCTTAAATTTTGCGTGCAAGGCTGAGAGCACAACCGAGTACAAGACCAATTGCTGCAAGCACGGTCAGTGCAAAAATTGCCGTGCCTGTATGGGCAAGAGAGCTATTATTTACACTTGTTTTTACTCGTCCAGATTGAGAAGAATTCTGCTTATCTTTGCCATTATGCGCAGAGCTACTATTGTCAGGATTGTTATGCTCGTGCGGCTGTGCAGGATCAGTAGGATTTTCTCCGGAATTGTCACATGGCTCTTCTGGGCCAGGAGTAGGATCTGGGGTTGGCTCTGGATCTGGCTCAGGATCTGGATCAGGGGTTGGAGTAGGATCTGGTTCCGGTTCTGGATCTGGCGTTGGCTCTGGCTCCGGTTCAGGCTCAGGCTCCGGTTCTGCGACCCGAGCGGCGCTAATCCAACTGAGTACTGGTCCAGACCCGTCCTCAGCCGTCATAGTCAGCATGACCGACTGCGGCTTATCGCCCTCAATGGTGATTGTCCTAGTGGCAATTTCATTGTATTGAGTAGCAGTGGCAGTGGCGAAATCTTGCGCTGATTCATTACCTACGGCATAGGTAATAATGGTTTTACGCTCATGTCCCCACCAGTCATGCATAGCTACAGATACGTCATGTTTACCTGGCGACAATGTCAGTCTGTAAGACAAAGGCTTATTCTGCCCAGACTTTCCTGCATAAATTCCAGACATATATGGGTCATCAGAATCTGTGTGCTGCGTGCCATAATCACTCGAAGCATTGCCCCAGGTGCCGTCATCCTTCTGATCTGCTGTGCGGTTGATTAAACCTTGCGATTCTTCGCTGGTATTCTCAGCAGTATTAGCAACTGCAGCACTATCAGCAGCTCTGAAAGCAGCTGATGTTTGCTTGCGAGCATCAGCTTTGCGCGTCAACGCTGCATCAATTGCACTATATGCTGGGGACTTAGCGCCATTAACATCAATGAAATACTCAAGGTTTTCAGGAGCAATATAGACAGTTGCCGTAGCAGGAAGAGTAGTCCCTTCAACGACGCCGCGCACGTGTGCTGGTGCGAATGGCTGCTGAGGAGTTGGGACTGACTCCCATGTTACAGCACGTTCCTCGACTGACTTATTTGCTAGAGTGACTTCAACTTTGTCTGGGAGTTTTATCTTCTCACCTTGTTTGAATGCGACAGCATCAGGGGCTTTTACGCTTACTGCTTCATCATCACCTGCGCGAATAACATTAATCCAGTTCAAAATAGGATCTAGATTGTTAGCCGTGGAACGTTGAGCAGAGAAAGTAACTGTCTGAGCTTTATCTAAAGTAAAAGTCAACGCCTGTGTAGATCGTGCTTGCTTTGCATTGACATCTTCTTCAGCGATTTTCTTGCCAGATGCATCAGTAATAACGAAATGTACAGTGCGATTGTTCCATTGTGCCCACCAATCTTTAAAACCAGCGGTAACTGTGTAAGTGCCCGCAGTTAAATCAGCCTTATAGTCAATTGACTTTGATTTATTGGCGTACCAGCCCGTGTCGTAAATGTCGTTAGAAGAGGTGCCGTACTTTTGGATGTCTTTACCTTCTCCAACTGTGCTGGAGTATCCCCATTTTCCTTGAGAATACGGCTGATCAGAGGCGGTCTTGTTTATTAAATCAGGAGCGTTTGCACGTATAGACGTGTAATAGTCTGATTCATTCGCCGGGTCGCTACCTGCGTCAATAAACAGCACTGTATTCTTCGGATACACCGTTACAGTAAAGCTGATGCGAGCACCTTGTGGATCTCCCAGAGTGCCGTTGACGGTGACATTTCCTGCTGGCTGATCCGGCCCATAGTAGTGATCCCATACCACACTTGATTTTGTAGGGGTAGTGGAACTTCCTCTCAGGATTTCAACGGTTGTTGGCAGTTCTTTCATTAAGTCGGACATGGATCCAGTTTCGTGAGGGAATTCGGTGACTACTTTGACTGCCGCGTATTGGTTGAGGGTGTCGAGCGTCCAATCGCCGTGAGGGTAAATCTTAACGTCGTCACCTTCCATATGCAGAGGTGTCATAACATAGCGTGACTGGCTGATGTCAGCGCCTGTATCAGGGTTAAACCAACGGTCACCCCAGTAAATGAATTTTCCTGCTTCAGGGTCTACTGGAATGACGTAGCTGGATTGTGTATAGAAGGAGTTTGATGGATTTTGTTGGTATCCATCACCTTTAATGAATGGAGTAGTGTGAGATACATAAGGTCCGAGGAAGTTATCCGTTTCGCTTGATATGTATTCGTTTTCGTTTGGTGCCCATCCTGTGGTGTGGGAATAAATGATGTGATACTTTCCATTCCACTTAAATGGGGCAGGAGATTCACGCGAATCAGTTGCAACAATATTGTAGGTATCGCCCTTCGATACGTCTGTTCCCCTTTTCTGCTGTGCGTTAGGTACGACGAGTTTAGTATAGGTGGCATCGAGAAGAGAAATCGTAAGGTCTTTATTTTCGTTGCTGGAGTATACGAGATAGGCATCATTAACTCCATCATGGTTGGCATCTTTGTCGTCAATCCACAGGTTCATATCGCGTGCCATACCAGGATTGCTGGTGTTCGTTCCTGGGCTCATGCGGAAAGATCCTAGGTATTTGTATGGTCCGGCTGGATTAGAGCCTACGCTGATTGCTACACCAGCTTTCGCCTTGGAATACGTAGCTTTTGTTTCATCCCCATACAGTGGGCCGTCGGCGTGGAACCAGATAACCCATCGTCCAGTTTTTTCATTGTATGCCATCTTTGGGCGTTCAAACACGGCGCTTGAACGTGTAGGATAAGAACCATCGCCTTTGAGTGCTTTTAAGTCCCAGAGCAAATGGTCAAGCGCTTGACTTGCACTGCTTATATTGTTATTTGACTTATCATTGGCAAAAGCTTTGAAATCTTTACCATAAATCGTGGTGTAATCTGGATCAGATTCCATCGCAGTCGTGTTGTAATACTGCTTATATACAGGATCAGAACCCTTAAGCCTATCGTCTAAATCTTTATCGCCCATATAGGTTTCAAATCCGCGACCTTTGTCAACCCAATTCATTAAATCGTCGGAATAATAAATACGTACGCCGTGAGCAATGAGGCGGTCTGTCTTATCCTCGCCCATCCAGATATAGACTTTGCCATCCTTATTGGCATCAATAGATTGATCTTCAGACGCAAGCGTAGAAGTTTTTGCGGTGACGAATCCCGCTCCATGTGCTTGAATAAGGTTGCCGTTGTTATCAAAGATACGCATACCATTTGTGCCGGTAATTGCAGTGTAGTGATAGATAAATCGTACGGCTTTAAAAGCTTGATTTAGCGTTTCTTGAGCTTTATTGATAGCAGTTTCGTCAGTGCTTTTGCTGTCAATCAGTTGCTGAGCAGTAGCTCGAGCAGTGTTGAGAGCTTGAAGATCTTCTTCGTTTGCTTTGTATGAATCATACGGAGCTGTGCCTGAATCATCTGAGCGGAATCCGGAAGCAAGCGGAGTAAGATGCTCTGGCTTCGTGGAATCTAAAGTGGACTGTAATTGTTCTAATTCTGCCGATTTTTCTCCTGTCGCGGATTCTTCATCAGCCGATTTTTCTTCGGCTACAGCTTCTTCATCTGTGGATTTTTCTTCCGCTGCAGGTTGCGCAGCTTCACTCGATGCAGGAGCGGTTTGAGGAGATTCTACTTCCTCAGCCATAGCAACGCTGCTACCGGCGAACAGAGTGGCAGCAGCTACAAGCGCTGCTATAACTCGTCCAGTTTTTTGCATAATCCCTTCTCTTTCTCATGTGCGCTCGACGATGAGCAACACATGTATCCAGTGGCGTATTGCATGTGGATTAGTCATGCTGTGCCAGGTGGTTAGTGCAATCTTGTGTGGATACAAGAGCGCTCTGTGGTTATGTGGGTAAACGTGTGCAGAAAATAGTCATGAGTTTGTGACGGGAGTCTGTGCAAACAAAGGACTATGTAGTCTGCGTCTTCAGACCTGAGTTTTTCTTATGCGATGAAACAGACAACTATGTCTGAAGCTATCACCCAATATCATTGTAGAATGTTTGCGCAAACATAGCAAGGTGACACCAGGAATGCTTGTTTTGTGTTTGTGATTACTGAAAAATATAAACCACGGGAATAAAATAATTGATTTTAGTTGGTATCGCTAACAATTTTTCTTGAATGTGCAGATATTCTGATGGAAAGACTCATCTAAGGCACATCAGGATATCGGAAAGTAATCTGCTCGATATTTCTGCGCTTGTCTTGCAAGACTATCTGCGCATCTTCTTTCGATGAACGTTCAGATTAGACGTATTAAAAATGATGTAGAAAAATCAGCGGGCCATTTCTTGTGTACTTGAGAACGTCACGCTTTTGTTAAAGTGTGTATCACAATGGGGTAGGTAAGAAACACACAGTAAGAGGGGTATGACTACTCATAAGTCTTGGTGTACATCGTAGGTTGCATTAGTGTGCTCACGTAAGAAAGATACAGAGTAAGACTAAAAAACTACAGTGATTTTAACAAGTATCCTCATGTAAGATGTCTTAGCATGTTTTTTGGTGTAATACACCTTATTTTGTGATGAAGTACCATCCAATGTGTGCTTTACACAATATTAAGGACCGATTGCATAATCAAAAGCCTGAACGCAAAGCCTAAACCAATTTTTGTCTGTACAGAACGATTAATAAGTTAGTTGAAAAATGTTCCGCAGAGGAAGCGTAGTGCTCACACTCCGGAGAGATTTTTAGAAACTCCTCATATGTGATGACGAAAAATTCGGTGTGTAGAGCTTCAAAAAGGAGGGGTAAATTTTTAGAGTAGTGAAGAGCGTAAAAATTACTTGAGTTTTATTATATCGGTGTACTATGGCTGATTTTAATAAAAGATTTCTATACATGAAAATGAAAGGTTATGTGTGAAAAGGTACCCCCCCAGACAGAGACTCGAACTCTGAATCCACGAGCCGATATGGGGTATTCTTCCCCCACGCTCAATACTATCTAATCATCTTCCTTACTTGCACAGATTTACACTTTCAAGACCAAGTAAAAACAAGGCTTTTAGAGGAATTTACTTATTGAGGAATGTCCTTATTCAATTCTCTTTGTTTTTGTAGTCACGGAACCACGAGAATAAAAACCAAGTGAAAAAAGGAGGGAGATTATTGGTAGTTCCTGCCAGACTGATGATAGTACGTAGCCAATCCATGCCCCACCTGCTGAGCCTAAGGCATATACAAACGAGACCATCCAGAGAATCTAGCAAGCCCTTCTCCAGAGAGGAGAAGTTGTCGAGAAACTATTATTGCATGAGTAAGTAGAACGATACCGACTGATTCAATCATGAGAATTAAACACATCATGGCATAGTTGGACGAAAAAGGTACCATAAAAGCGAACGATATCACAGTAGATATTGTGCCAAATATTCCCATTCTATGCATGCCAATTGTAGAAGCAAAATGTGCATAAAATATTGAACCAACTACACTTCCTGAGCCAGTGACCACATACAGAATTGATAAATTTTTTGCTCCGTAAAGATTGCCTAACCCTAAAAGGATATACGACGTGCTAGAAGGTACGAGAGCGAGTAAGAAAGATCCGCAGAGTAATCCTGCATACACATGCCAAGTAACTTTCCTCTCATATTTTATACTTACTTTATCAAAATCCTCATTTATGGTTTCTTGAACAGCGAGTTGATGGTGGGAAGAAATATCGTGGTGCATCATAAGACGCGTAGAAGCAGAAGCAAAAGATGATAAAGCTGAAATAAGAAGGACTGCCGGAATCGACCATGAAGCAATCCATGCGCCAGGAGGAGAAGCAAAGAGTCCACCAGCCATACTCGCTAATACCGCGATAATGCCGCTATAAGCAACCAGCATTCCTTCATTACCTTGCGCCGCATCAACTTCAAATACCTCGCTTGCAATATCTATAACTTGTCCTGTTATAAGGAGTACACATGATAGAACAAAAATAGACCACTTCCATGATGGAGATGATATCGGAATAAGGAGAGGTATAAGACTGAGGATACCTTCTACCAATTCTGTCAGGGCAAGCGCACGAAAACCTCCTACTTTGTCCACAATCCAAGCGGAAAAGGAGAAACAAAATCTATAACCGTCATGAAGGTCTTACGAAATGCTAGCGTCCAAGAAGGTAACGTCAAGACAATTAAGGAAGGAATAATTGATCCTTCGAGTGCGCTACTACCTAGCGTAGAAAAACAAAAACCAACAAGAGCCCATCGCAATGCAGGGGTAATTGATTGTATACGTTTGAGCATACCAGTACGTTTTTGTGGCACAAAACCTCTTCTACTGCAGTTTCACTCTAGCTGTGTAATAGGCAGCAGATACAGAATCACGGTTCCTTAGTCTACCAATTGGCTCAGCAGGATACCCACTGCGTATAACATGGAATCTATCTAATTTAGGAGCCGTTATTTGAACCACACTAGGGTTGCAAGAATTGCTCTTTCTAATGAAAATTAACTTAATAAAAGTATTGAATCCGAAAGGTATAAATGTAATAGCCAAAGTGCATACGAGAAATGCAAAGCGCAGATTTATTAAAACTATAATATAGTTCTATAAGTTTTATAGAATTATTCTGTTTATTTTTCTTTGTGATTATTAGATTTTTAGAGTAATAATTATTCCTCATATGCGCTTAATATTGGAATTACAAAAAGGAATACAGTTATCGAAGTTATAGCGTACGAACAGAAAAACACACTCATTGTTTTTCATTGTATGAAGTTAAGAAAAAAGTACGCACACTTTTTAGGAGAATAAAAATGTTGAACTTTATCAAAGAAAGAAAAGAACGTGAAGCAATCGTTGCAGATTTTCTCTCACGTATTGAAAGTGATGAAGATTTTCCACTTGGTCCTAATGTAAAAATCTTACGCGGACAAGAAGCACGCGCATACGTGAAAAGTTTGAATTTGAAACCAACATTTAGCGAACGCATCACAGAGTTCTTCACTTCGCTTCGTCCTCTGCGTCTTGGAAAAAGTACTAAAGAAAAAATCATAACCCTCGCCACGTGTCACGGTATGAGTGCCAGCGAGTTTGTTAACCAAGCCATAGACGAATACACCACACACCACCAAAAACAGACACTATAAAAAACGTTTTGTGGGGACACGTTAGTGTCCCCACAAAACGTTTATACAGAATTATCGAACTCATGAACATTGACTCGGCAAGCGAAAATAAAAAAATTTTCAATAATAAAGTTGCACACCAATTTTGGGTGTGCAACTTTTATTGTTTTTCGTCTCCAGTTTTTATGCGATGTTAATCTATCGCGTGCACTTTTTCTTTTGCATCTTTCGTGCTCGCGTATAATGTGTGAAAAATTCGCGTCTAATTTTCACTCTGTTCTCGTTAGATTCTTGTAACTGGTTCATCAATCTTTTTATAAAAATATGAAGAAGAATTTTTCATTTTTATACTTAACTTTTGACTCAATTTTGTCTTATAACTATCCACAAAAATTTACTCAGAGACCTAAAATCTTTATTTTTCATTTTTAGGAACCAATGCACCCTCCGGGTGTTTGACGCGCTAAAAGCGCGTCAATAAAGGGCTAAGTATGGTTCAAGGCATCAATTAACGCCTTGAACCTTTTCTTGATATCAATAAACACACACCCATGTCAGCATTACCTCATAGAACCATCATGAATGAGGAGAAAAAATGGTTAAAGAATACCAACCCATGACACCTCAACAGCGTAACTGTCAATGGTGTAGCAAGCCTTTTACGGTCACACTAAGAAAAACTAAAAACAAAAAATTCTGCTCGATCTCATGCCGCGTCATGTCATCACGCGCACACGCGCAATG from Alloscardovia omnicolens carries:
- a CDS encoding Ig-like domain-containing protein; the protein is MKRYKNLAAFAAATLLAVGVAIPTATSTPSALAADAQTITVTPNPWITNGPFEGWGTSLAWFANATGKYGEEGFITNRDDISDTAYKKALANGKKLREEFYNSIFSEEGLDLNMARYNIGGGNASDVAYEYPFMRQGAAVPGYWAEDPTGSKKLYGGAATTQENKDKIAQAFDPQNDAHYDWSKGSSQEWWIEQGHKTGDITHLESFANSAPWFLTTSGYATGGSNASVNNLQDPEKFGQYLVTVTNHLEKKYNLTFNTIEAFNESEAAYWATPGLRADADYNAFYNYTGGNASKAQDNIDLVERYWQRYFTDKNKSVTPYSTDVKKPQEGMHVDNNAQQATIKAMHAAMDKNDTTMIVATDATDSGHMVNSYNAYSPEVRSMIGQYNTHSYGTNNQRVARDIAQSEGKKLSMSEVDGAWQNGGFNPYEFSNGLGMAGKINSDIYALQSKDFNFWQVVEDLYNMATGSEDIYGNTANPAGENTNWGTVFISFDCTVADNDGNLYSERDVDNNGGKTDGLQPCSVIVNSKYNAVRAYTKFVHEGDYILANDHTSDTLTAQSKDGKTQKIIHTNPTGQDQTFVIDLSQFGKIDENAAGKLFLTTSPTKAENSTAYFGATPAYMNKFSNVEKPQAVTIDAQAKTATVTIPARSIASLELTGITGVADNAGIKDSTAYELVGEGSQKNLAAHSVDDSALSLQDSASSSDAAASQTWTFHEVAAPAERPSLHQYVITGPDNKVLIARNDTNALETLSVDEAKKNDAAVWIINTENGTSFSLVNRQAQKALDVNGQGRESGTKVGLWNSGGGAHQAWYVRSVLPQSAQDVTVHTAVGVEPELPDTVTVNFDWGTTDSSHVTWNTENVSTQVKEEGTFDITGIAQTARGETVPVTAHVHVGSFTVTDPASITVGVGTSTDELISTAPTTVHAHVKSSPAFDTSVKWDFSKVTNTMLAQPGHFTVSGLADSASASSDNTSSERAASASNTLPATLTVYVTERNTPENIAPAHARASASSTEGNYVAALTIDNNLATKWSNWRSGGGDDAPWLLYELDKAYPIEEVHFYVDQTRAEAAPRKVVVEKLNDDGTWSEVAQSSHVETEAGKPTVISLPPDTNTSAIRLNLTYSTKAEEDYFAKVAEVKLMAKINHSPASDASLGDLRIDGTRIANFNPTTHSYTVALADNTVTYPLVQAFTADTAASLSIEQPSKDNNGKARIYTTSADGSQSEETIVDFGPLPDTTETPDTPNPEENPGDKPDTGQGSENNDQEHEDQENNTPQDDSPASDEPMTQNQSKQTPSSDNAHSRVSRNSTLALTGSAVVTFAILSASLSAIGMWMVLRKRVHKDSLHDEDYKF
- a CDS encoding Ig-like domain-containing protein codes for the protein MQKTGRVIAALVAAATLFAGSSVAMAEEVESPQTAPASSEAAQPAAEEKSTDEEAVAEEKSADEESATGEKSAELEQLQSTLDSTKPEHLTPLASGFRSDDSGTAPYDSYKANEEDLQALNTARATAQQLIDSKSTDETAINKAQETLNQAFKAVRFIYHYTAITGTNGMRIFDNNGNLIQAHGAGFVTAKTSTLASEDQSIDANKDGKVYIWMGEDKTDRLIAHGVRIYYSDDLMNWVDKGRGFETYMGDKDLDDRLKGSDPVYKQYYNTTAMESDPDYTTIYGKDFKAFANDKSNNNISSASQALDHLLWDLKALKGDGSYPTRSSAVFERPKMAYNEKTGRWVIWFHADGPLYGDETKATYSKAKAGVAISVGSNPAGPYKYLGSFRMSPGTNTSNPGMARDMNLWIDDKDANHDGVNDAYLVYSSNENKDLTISLLDATYTKLVVPNAQQKRGTDVSKGDTYNIVATDSRESPAPFKWNGKYHIIYSHTTGWAPNENEYISSETDNFLGPYVSHTTPFIKGDGYQQNPSNSFYTQSSYVIPVDPEAGKFIYWGDRWFNPDTGADISQSRYVMTPLHMEGDDVKIYPHGDWTLDTLNQYAAVKVVTEFPHETGSMSDLMKELPTTVEILRGSSTTPTKSSVVWDHYYGPDQPAGNVTVNGTLGDPQGARISFTVTVYPKNTVLFIDAGSDPANESDYYTSIRANAPDLINKTASDQPYSQGKWGYSSTVGEGKDIQKYGTSSNDIYDTGWYANKSKSIDYKADLTAGTYTVTAGFKDWWAQWNNRTVHFVITDASGKKIAEEDVNAKQARSTQALTFTLDKAQTVTFSAQRSTANNLDPILNWINVIRAGDDEAVSVKAPDAVAFKQGEKIKLPDKVEVTLANKSVEERAVTWESVPTPQQPFAPAHVRGVVEGTTLPATATVYIAPENLEYFIDVNGAKSPAYSAIDAALTRKADARKQTSAAFRAADSAAVANTAENTSEESQGLINRTADQKDDGTWGNASSDYGTQHTDSDDPYMSGIYAGKSGQNKPLSYRLTLSPGKHDVSVAMHDWWGHERKTIITYAVGNESAQDFATATATQYNEIATRTITIEGDKPQSVMLTMTAEDGSGPVLSWISAARVAEPEPEPEPEPEPTPDPEPEPDPTPTPDPDPEPDPEPTPDPTPGPEEPCDNSGENPTDPAQPHEHNNPDNSSSAHNGKDKQNSSQSGRVKTSVNNSSLAHTGTAIFALTVLAAIGLVLGCALSLARKI